In Polaromonas sp. JS666, one genomic interval encodes:
- a CDS encoding transglycosylase SLT domain-containing protein, protein MKSVPAGWPLGSMGVIGAIGLVWAAGSALAQAPRALEAAALQTPAAVLADEPPALRRLMQQAGELESAVDTNDNAWRAAVLYCEASRSGSIEGQYRLGVLYAFGKGVPESRPLAAALFSQAASQGHAQAGQMLDSIQLSSAELPACVTQAQLPEKAPTRVFQDLQLDMASGNMPSIEHFLQALPARKRWVIPLATTLSAWYSLDPRLVLSVIAVESNFESGAQSPKAAMGLMQLIPGTAERFNVRNAYNATQNMRGGMAYLRWLLAYYRGNIAYTLAAYNAGEGRVDRYKGIPPYPETRAYVRRVMGLYGRSSHEFDENITDASPWLRPKVP, encoded by the coding sequence ATGAAGTCCGTGCCTGCCGGATGGCCCCTTGGGTCCATGGGGGTCATTGGGGCAATTGGCCTGGTCTGGGCTGCAGGCTCCGCGCTGGCACAGGCTCCCCGGGCTTTGGAAGCAGCGGCCCTGCAAACACCAGCGGCCGTACTGGCGGACGAGCCACCCGCGCTGCGCCGTCTGATGCAGCAAGCCGGCGAGCTGGAGTCGGCGGTCGACACGAACGACAACGCCTGGCGCGCCGCCGTACTCTATTGCGAAGCATCCCGCTCAGGCAGCATTGAGGGGCAATACCGCCTGGGCGTGCTCTATGCCTTTGGCAAAGGCGTCCCCGAAAGCCGGCCGCTCGCTGCTGCCCTGTTCTCCCAAGCCGCCTCGCAGGGCCATGCGCAGGCAGGCCAGATGCTCGACAGCATTCAGTTGAGTTCGGCCGAACTGCCCGCCTGTGTGACGCAGGCCCAATTGCCCGAGAAGGCGCCAACACGCGTTTTTCAGGATCTGCAACTCGACATGGCGTCTGGCAACATGCCCTCCATCGAGCACTTTCTGCAGGCCCTGCCGGCCCGCAAACGCTGGGTGATTCCGCTGGCAACAACGCTGAGCGCCTGGTATTCGCTCGATCCCCGGCTGGTCCTCTCCGTCATTGCGGTGGAGTCCAACTTCGAGTCCGGCGCCCAGTCGCCCAAGGCGGCCATGGGGCTCATGCAGCTGATTCCCGGCACCGCCGAGCGCTTCAATGTGCGCAACGCCTACAACGCCACCCAGAACATGCGCGGCGGCATGGCCTACCTGCGCTGGCTGCTCGCCTACTACCGCGGCAATATCGCCTATACGCTGGCCGCCTACAACGCCGGAGAGGGCCGGGTAGACCGCTACAAGGGCATACCGCCCTACCCTGAAACCCGTGCCTATGTGCGCCGCGTGATGGGCCTGTACGGGCGCAGCAGCCACGAGTTTGACGAGAACATCACCGATGCCTCGCCCTGGCTGCGACCCAAAGTCCCCTGA
- a CDS encoding bifunctional diguanylate cyclase/phosphodiesterase: MSLIKQLWIAIIVVMTIAFGGSMVVSVLSARHYLEQQLQVKNIDNATALALSLSQLPKDPVTVELQVATQFDAGHYRFIRIVSPTGQTVVERVFTGQLQGAPAWFARLIPIRAVPGQALIQDGWKQYGTLTLASHEQYVYKSLWDGTLELLLWFVLGSVITGIAGTLAIRFITRPLGDVVGQAEAIAERRFLRIAEPRTPELRSVVRAMNSMVERLKALFSEEAARLEALRQKVNLDALTGLSGREHFLSQLRELLVGEDSGAEGVLVMLRVNDLNMLNARLGHQRADTLLQQLGGVLKDSMREHSGQQAGRLKGGDFALACPGITSPAQAASELHQRLNQAWLPNWVAEVPDLFHLAAVPYQRAESIGDLLSRADEALARAEAEGPNSWHASEADSGSTARPAEQWRSLLTEAVASGKLRLAFYRVVGSGSQNAIHQEGVIRLQIDDTGTLLPARDFMPMAAHLNLSAPIDLEVVRLAIAHLRTTPGDIAVNLSAETIADFSFRYELRMLLEFHPEICKRLLFEVPEQGVFKQFNAFRDLVLTLKPLGCRVGIEYFGQRFAEGDKLADLGLDYIKVHPSYVRDIAHNPGNQEFLKGLCKVARNFGIVVIALGVESDSDLPLLASLGFDGVTGPGVK; this comes from the coding sequence GTGTTGTCTGCACGCCACTACCTGGAGCAGCAGCTGCAAGTGAAGAACATCGACAACGCCACGGCGCTGGCCCTGTCGCTGTCGCAGTTGCCCAAGGACCCAGTCACGGTCGAGCTGCAGGTGGCGACGCAGTTTGACGCCGGGCACTACCGCTTCATCCGCATCGTTTCGCCCACCGGCCAGACGGTGGTGGAGCGCGTCTTCACCGGTCAGCTGCAAGGCGCACCGGCCTGGTTCGCCCGGCTCATCCCGATCCGCGCAGTGCCCGGCCAGGCGCTGATCCAGGATGGCTGGAAACAGTACGGAACGCTGACCCTGGCCAGCCACGAGCAGTATGTGTACAAGAGCCTGTGGGACGGCACGCTGGAGCTGCTGCTGTGGTTTGTGCTCGGCAGCGTGATCACCGGCATCGCCGGCACGCTGGCCATACGCTTCATCACCCGGCCGCTGGGCGATGTGGTGGGCCAGGCCGAGGCCATTGCCGAGCGCCGCTTCCTGCGCATCGCAGAACCCCGCACGCCCGAACTGCGCAGCGTGGTGCGCGCCATGAACAGCATGGTGGAGCGCCTCAAAGCCCTGTTCAGCGAGGAGGCCGCCCGCCTCGAAGCACTGCGCCAGAAGGTCAACCTCGACGCGCTAACCGGGCTGTCCGGGCGCGAGCATTTCCTGTCGCAGCTGCGCGAGTTGCTGGTGGGCGAGGACTCTGGCGCCGAGGGCGTGCTGGTCATGCTGCGCGTAAACGACCTGAACATGCTGAATGCCCGTCTTGGCCACCAGCGTGCAGATACGCTGCTGCAGCAACTCGGTGGCGTGCTCAAGGACAGCATGCGGGAGCACAGCGGCCAGCAGGCGGGGAGGCTCAAGGGCGGTGATTTTGCCCTGGCCTGCCCGGGCATCACCTCCCCGGCACAAGCGGCCAGCGAGCTGCACCAGCGCCTGAACCAGGCCTGGCTGCCCAACTGGGTGGCCGAAGTGCCTGACCTGTTCCATCTGGCGGCCGTACCCTATCAGCGCGCAGAAAGCATAGGCGATCTGCTGAGCCGCGCCGACGAGGCCCTGGCCCGTGCCGAGGCCGAGGGGCCGAACAGCTGGCATGCCAGCGAAGCGGACAGCGGCAGCACCGCACGCCCCGCCGAGCAGTGGCGCAGCCTGCTCACCGAAGCCGTCGCCAGCGGCAAGCTAAGGCTCGCCTTCTACCGCGTGGTCGGCAGCGGCAGCCAGAACGCCATTCACCAGGAAGGCGTGATCCGCCTGCAAATCGACGACACAGGCACCCTGCTGCCCGCCCGTGACTTCATGCCGATGGCCGCGCACCTCAACCTCAGCGCGCCGATAGACCTCGAGGTGGTCAGGCTCGCCATAGCCCATCTGCGCACCACGCCCGGCGACATCGCGGTCAACCTGTCGGCCGAAACCATCGCCGACTTCAGCTTCCGCTATGAGCTCAGGATGCTGCTGGAATTCCACCCCGAGATCTGCAAGCGTCTGCTGTTCGAGGTACCCGAGCAAGGCGTCTTCAAACAGTTCAATGCCTTCCGCGACCTGGTGCTCACCCTCAAGCCACTGGGCTGTCGCGTCGGCATCGAATACTTCGGCCAGCGCTTTGCCGAGGGTGACAAACTCGCCGACCTGGGCCTGGACTACATCAAGGTCCACCCCAGCTATGTGCGCGACATTGCCCACAACCCGGGTAACCAGGAATTCCTCAAGGGCCTGTGCAAGGTGGCACGCAATTTCGGCATCGTGGTGATAGCGCTCGGCGTCGAGTCCGACAGCGACCTGCCGCTGCTGGCCTCGCTCGGATTTGACGGGGTGACAGGGCCGGGTGTAAAGTGA